A stretch of the Synechocystis sp. PCC 7338 genome encodes the following:
- a CDS encoding beta-ketoacyl-ACP synthase III produces MNTLGSGLKIIGSGTAIADQSLTNQDLGNIVETSDEWIQSRTGMRQRYICSASENLASLGVRAGQEALAMARLQPDDLDLIILATSTPDDLFGSAAQIQGGLGATRAFAFDVTAACSGFVVGLNVAAQFLRTGVYQQVLLVGGDVLSRWVDWSDRTTCVLFGDGAGAVVLQRQAQDNLLAFEMYTDGTGNGCLNLPYQALPQPLTAGKTVAQGTYQPITMNGREVYRFAVAKVPEIIEKVLFKAELTTTDLDWVILHQANQRIIDAVGDRLGIPSEKMISNVGNYGNTSAASIPLALDQAVREGKIKEGDLIALAGFGAGLTWAASVVRW; encoded by the coding sequence TTGAATACCCTTGGCAGTGGCCTCAAAATTATTGGCAGTGGCACGGCGATCGCCGACCAGAGTTTGACAAATCAAGACCTGGGCAACATTGTTGAGACTTCCGACGAGTGGATCCAGTCCCGCACGGGGATGCGCCAACGCTACATTTGTTCAGCTAGTGAAAATTTGGCCAGTTTGGGGGTCAGAGCGGGACAAGAAGCCCTGGCCATGGCGAGGCTACAACCAGATGATTTGGATTTAATTATTCTGGCCACTTCCACCCCCGATGATTTATTTGGCAGTGCGGCCCAAATTCAGGGGGGATTGGGGGCGACTAGAGCCTTTGCCTTTGACGTCACTGCGGCCTGTTCTGGGTTTGTGGTCGGGCTCAATGTGGCGGCCCAATTTTTGCGCACCGGAGTTTACCAACAGGTTTTACTAGTGGGAGGGGACGTACTTTCCCGTTGGGTCGATTGGTCTGACCGCACCACCTGTGTGTTATTCGGTGATGGGGCCGGAGCAGTGGTGTTGCAACGGCAAGCCCAGGACAATTTGCTCGCCTTTGAAATGTACACCGATGGCACTGGCAATGGCTGTCTGAATTTGCCCTACCAAGCATTACCCCAACCTTTAACAGCCGGAAAAACCGTTGCCCAGGGAACCTATCAACCCATCACCATGAACGGGCGGGAAGTGTACCGTTTTGCCGTGGCTAAAGTACCGGAAATCATCGAAAAAGTACTGTTCAAAGCGGAATTAACCACCACTGACTTAGACTGGGTGATTCTCCACCAAGCCAATCAACGCATTATTGACGCCGTGGGCGATCGCCTGGGTATCCCCTCGGAGAAGATGATCAGTAACGTGGGCAATTATGGCAACACCTCGGCGGCTTCCATCCCTCTGGCTTTGGATCAAGCGGTGCGGGAGGGTAAAATTAAAGAGGGAGACTTAATTGCCCTGGCCGGCTTTGGGGCCGGCTTAACTTGGGCCGCCAGCGTCGTGCGGTGGTAG
- the plsX gene encoding phosphate acyltransferase PlsX, giving the protein MAVTRAKIALDAMGGDYAPEEIVIGAIRASQELDVDIFLVGDRQAIEDCLTRHPHQGLNLTIVDAEGVVEMEEDAVVVRRKPKASINVAMNLVKEKQADAVVSAGHSGAAMASALLRLGRLKGIDRPAIGTVFPTMIPGKSVIVLDVGANVDCRPKYLEQFALMGTVYSQYVLGVSEPKVGLLNIGEEPTKGNTLALQTHELLKSNPEIPFVGNAEGRDVLSGNFDVIVCDGFVGNIVLKFAEAVGEILLNIVKEELPQGWRGKLGTALLAPNLKRIKQRVDHAEHGGALLFGVDGICLISHGSSRNGSIFNAIRLAKEAVDNQVSIRINSSTSLLMERQKTEELQNI; this is encoded by the coding sequence ATGGCTGTAACGCGGGCGAAAATTGCTTTAGACGCAATGGGCGGTGACTATGCCCCCGAAGAGATTGTTATCGGTGCTATCCGGGCCAGTCAGGAGTTGGACGTCGATATTTTCCTGGTGGGTGATCGCCAGGCCATTGAGGATTGCTTAACCCGCCATCCCCATCAGGGACTAAACCTGACCATTGTTGACGCGGAAGGAGTGGTGGAAATGGAAGAAGATGCGGTGGTGGTGCGCCGTAAGCCCAAAGCCTCCATTAATGTGGCCATGAATTTGGTCAAGGAAAAACAAGCCGATGCGGTGGTGTCCGCTGGCCATTCCGGGGCGGCCATGGCCTCTGCCCTGTTGCGGTTGGGGCGCTTAAAAGGCATTGACCGGCCGGCGATCGGCACAGTTTTTCCCACCATGATTCCCGGCAAATCGGTGATTGTGCTGGACGTGGGGGCCAATGTGGACTGTCGCCCTAAATATTTAGAGCAATTTGCCCTGATGGGAACGGTGTACAGTCAGTACGTACTGGGAGTATCGGAACCGAAAGTGGGTCTGCTGAACATTGGGGAAGAGCCCACCAAAGGCAACACCCTTGCCTTACAAACCCATGAACTGCTCAAAAGTAATCCGGAAATTCCCTTTGTGGGTAATGCGGAGGGGCGGGACGTGCTCTCAGGCAATTTTGACGTAATTGTCTGTGACGGCTTTGTAGGCAACATTGTGCTCAAGTTTGCCGAAGCGGTGGGAGAAATTTTGCTCAACATTGTAAAGGAAGAATTGCCCCAGGGGTGGCGAGGAAAATTAGGCACGGCATTGCTAGCCCCCAACCTCAAACGCATTAAACAGCGGGTGGACCACGCCGAACATGGGGGGGCATTACTGTTTGGAGTCGATGGTATTTGCCTGATCAGCCATGGCAGTTCCCGCAATGGCTCCATTTTTAATGCCATTCGTCTGGCCAAGGAAGCCGTCGATAATCAGGTTTCTATCCGCATTAACAGTTCCACTTCCCTGTTGATGGAGCGGCAAAAAACAGAAGAATTACAAAATATCTAG
- a CDS encoding bacteriohemerythrin, whose amino-acid sequence MGIAVWSEDLACGYELIDLQHKHLFALINTLDESLQKPIAKEELSLLLADLLEYTEFHFRCEEELMRSLDYPHLFEHRTIHEKLTKQVVDLQFRLRHSESVLAVFFDLSSFLADWLRHHIQENDIKMIHFVRRTLKEKQAQVIS is encoded by the coding sequence ATGGGCATCGCCGTTTGGTCTGAAGATTTGGCCTGTGGTTACGAATTAATTGATTTACAGCATAAGCACCTATTTGCTCTGATCAATACCTTGGACGAGTCTTTGCAAAAACCCATTGCTAAGGAAGAACTGAGTTTATTGCTGGCGGATTTGCTGGAATACACTGAGTTTCATTTCCGCTGCGAAGAAGAGCTAATGCGGAGTTTGGATTACCCCCATTTGTTTGAGCATCGCACTATCCATGAGAAATTAACCAAACAAGTGGTAGATCTACAATTTCGTTTGCGGCACTCAGAAAGTGTGTTGGCGGTGTTTTTTGATTTGTCTAGCTTCCTGGCCGATTGGCTTAGGCATCACATCCAGGAAAACGATATTAAGATGATTCATTTTGTCCGCCGAACCCTCAAAGAAAAACAAGCCCAGGTTATCAGTTAA
- a CDS encoding TrkH family potassium uptake protein — MTISRTICLGFIVAIAGGALLLLMPFATSAGEWGSPLVALFTSTSAVCVTGLSVVDVSKYFSFWGELTVMLLAQLGGLGYMTLTTFLMILIGRKFDLQQRFAIQESFDHRFAQGSNNLIKSVIATTLIFEITGAIILFGVFVQDYPPPRALWYAVFHSISAFNNAGFSLFSDGLIGYQGSLPLNLAVSALIIFGGIGYQVIIESYFWVVRKVKNSRRRFAFSLNLRVVVRVTIFLLLLGFFGILILEAQGNRALAQFSLQDRLLIAWFQSVTTRTAGFNTIDLNELSSTSLVLVMLLMFIGASPSGTGGGIKTTTFAILANCTRSALRGQERVIIDDRCIPPQLILKAIAVVFGSMVTVISSVSLLIFLESEQETVSLTFEAVSAFATVGLSLGITPELKPLSQLVLIVTMFIGRVGITILMAAIVGDPKPSLIKYPEENLLVG; from the coding sequence ATGACTATTTCCCGTACCATTTGCCTTGGTTTCATTGTGGCGATCGCCGGGGGGGCATTACTGTTGCTGATGCCCTTTGCCACCAGTGCCGGGGAATGGGGCAGCCCCTTGGTAGCCTTGTTTACTTCCACTTCCGCTGTTTGTGTGACGGGGCTCAGTGTGGTGGATGTGAGCAAATACTTTTCCTTTTGGGGAGAATTGACTGTCATGTTGCTGGCCCAGTTGGGGGGGCTGGGCTATATGACCCTGACCACATTTTTGATGATCCTGATTGGGCGCAAATTTGACTTACAACAACGGTTTGCCATCCAAGAATCCTTCGACCATCGTTTTGCCCAGGGCAGCAATAATTTAATTAAATCCGTCATTGCCACCACGTTAATTTTTGAAATTACTGGGGCGATTATTCTTTTTGGTGTTTTCGTCCAGGACTACCCTCCCCCCAGGGCCCTCTGGTATGCGGTTTTCCACAGCATCAGCGCCTTTAATAATGCTGGTTTTAGCTTGTTTTCCGACGGTTTGATTGGTTATCAGGGCTCCTTACCCCTTAACTTGGCGGTTTCGGCTCTGATTATTTTTGGCGGCATTGGTTACCAGGTAATTATCGAGTCCTATTTTTGGGTGGTACGCAAAGTCAAAAATTCCCGGCGGCGGTTTGCCTTTTCCCTCAACCTCCGGGTGGTGGTGCGGGTGACCATTTTTCTGTTGTTGTTGGGCTTTTTTGGCATTCTGATTTTGGAAGCCCAGGGCAATCGGGCTTTAGCTCAGTTTTCCCTCCAGGATCGTTTGCTGATCGCCTGGTTCCAGTCGGTGACCACCCGGACGGCGGGCTTTAACACCATTGATTTGAATGAGCTGAGCTCCACTAGCTTGGTGCTGGTGATGTTGTTGATGTTCATTGGGGCTAGTCCCAGTGGCACCGGCGGCGGAATTAAAACCACCACTTTTGCCATTTTGGCCAACTGTACCCGGTCGGCTCTGCGGGGGCAGGAAAGGGTAATTATTGACGACCGCTGTATTCCGCCCCAGTTAATTCTTAAGGCGATCGCCGTGGTGTTTGGTTCGATGGTGACGGTGATTTCCAGTGTGAGTTTGCTGATTTTTCTGGAGTCGGAACAGGAAACGGTGTCCTTGACATTTGAAGCGGTGTCCGCCTTTGCCACGGTGGGCCTTTCCCTGGGCATTACTCCGGAGCTAAAACCCCTGTCCCAACTGGTATTGATTGTCACCATGTTCATTGGTAGGGTGGGCATCACCATTCTAATGGCGGCGATCGTGGGGGATCCTAAACCAAGTTTGATCAAATACCCGGAGGAAAATTTGCTGGTGGGCTAA
- a CDS encoding glycosyltransferase family 4 protein, with protein MHIAWLGKKTPFCGNVTYGREVTNALLDRGHQVSFLHFAQEEEGESLAESGCAEVALPFLFKSTIYTIPTPRSSRVLADALAKLKPDLVHASLTLSPLDFRLPEICEELGLPLIATFHPPFDSKLRNFSSSTQFLTYQLYAPSLAQYDKVIVFSRLQRNLLLKLGVPRQRLAIIPNGVPVERYCPGENDLKKQYQAERLFIYLGRIAPEKNVEALLKGWKFSDMGPHCKLLMVGDGLLKSTLQTHYGPEMGVHWLGFVADELTRIQLLRAADAFILPSLVEGLSLSLLEAMACGTACVATDAGADGEVLENGAGIVLKTQGVTAQLKILLPLLRDHPEITELLGRKARERVLERYTFAANMVQLESLYQTLVPHQIHSANLSSYFYLLE; from the coding sequence ATGCATATTGCTTGGTTAGGAAAAAAAACGCCCTTTTGCGGCAATGTAACCTACGGTCGGGAAGTCACCAATGCATTACTAGACCGGGGCCATCAGGTAAGCTTTTTGCATTTTGCCCAGGAGGAGGAGGGGGAGTCCCTGGCGGAAAGTGGTTGCGCTGAAGTGGCGTTGCCGTTTCTGTTTAAGTCAACCATTTATACTATCCCCACCCCCCGCTCCAGCCGAGTTTTGGCCGATGCTCTAGCTAAGTTAAAGCCCGATCTGGTTCACGCTTCTTTGACCCTTTCCCCCCTGGATTTTCGTTTACCGGAAATTTGCGAAGAATTGGGTTTGCCCCTGATTGCCACCTTTCATCCTCCCTTTGATAGTAAACTACGCAATTTTTCCTCCAGTACCCAGTTTTTGACCTACCAACTCTATGCCCCCTCCTTGGCCCAGTACGACAAGGTAATTGTATTTTCCCGGCTACAGCGAAACCTTTTACTCAAGTTGGGGGTGCCCCGGCAGCGCTTGGCCATCATTCCCAATGGGGTGCCGGTGGAGCGCTATTGTCCGGGGGAAAATGACCTTAAAAAACAGTACCAAGCAGAACGGTTATTTATCTATCTGGGACGCATCGCCCCGGAAAAGAACGTGGAAGCTCTGCTCAAAGGCTGGAAGTTTTCCGACATGGGCCCCCATTGCAAACTGCTGATGGTGGGGGACGGCCTTTTGAAATCGACCCTACAAACCCACTACGGCCCGGAAATGGGGGTGCATTGGTTGGGCTTTGTGGCCGATGAGTTGACCAGGATTCAACTGTTGCGGGCCGCCGATGCCTTTATTTTGCCTTCCCTGGTAGAGGGTTTATCCCTGTCTTTATTGGAAGCTATGGCCTGTGGCACGGCCTGTGTGGCCACCGATGCTGGAGCAGATGGGGAAGTGCTGGAAAATGGGGCGGGCATTGTGCTCAAAACCCAAGGGGTGACAGCCCAACTAAAAATTCTTTTGCCTTTACTACGGGATCATCCAGAGATCACGGAACTGTTGGGGCGCAAGGCCAGGGAAAGGGTACTGGAGCGCTACACCTTTGCGGCCAACATGGTGCAACTGGAATCTCTCTATCAAACTTTGGTGCCTCACCAAATCCATTCTGCGAATCTAAGTTCTTATTTTTATCTGCTGGAATGA
- the hpnH gene encoding adenosyl-hopene transferase HpnH gives MAGFSRVILFGNNQKFRWCEKIMAVSLKQALVVGSYIIGQRLQGKKRFPLVLMLEPLFRCNLACQGCGKIQHPTEILKQNLSPEDCFRAVEECGAPVVSIPGGEPLLHPQIDEIVRGLVARRKFIYLCTNAILLEKSLDKFQPSPYLTFSVHLDGPREHHDKCVDRQGVFDKAVAAIKAAKARGFRVTTNTTVFEGANVAEMQTFFDYLQTLGIDGMMISPGYSYEWAPDQEHFLKRDQTKALFRELLAPWNQGKKAWNFNHNPLFLDFLMGEKDYDCTPWGSPSYSVLGWQKPCYLLNEGYYQSFQELLEETAWENYGPKSNNPQCQDCMVHCGYEPTAALDALHPANMGRAMGSLISA, from the coding sequence ATGGCAGGGTTTTCCCGTGTCATACTTTTTGGTAACAATCAGAAATTTAGGTGGTGTGAAAAAATCATGGCTGTATCCCTTAAGCAAGCTCTAGTGGTGGGTAGCTACATTATTGGCCAGCGGCTCCAGGGCAAAAAGCGCTTCCCCCTGGTGCTAATGCTGGAACCCCTATTCCGCTGTAACCTGGCCTGCCAAGGCTGTGGAAAAATTCAACATCCCACAGAAATTCTTAAGCAAAATCTCTCCCCAGAAGATTGTTTTCGGGCCGTGGAAGAATGCGGTGCCCCGGTGGTATCGATCCCTGGCGGTGAACCTCTGCTCCATCCCCAGATCGATGAAATTGTCCGGGGTTTGGTGGCCCGTCGGAAGTTCATCTATCTTTGTACCAATGCGATTTTGCTGGAAAAAAGCCTCGATAAATTTCAGCCTTCCCCCTACTTGACCTTCAGCGTCCACCTGGATGGTCCCAGGGAGCACCACGACAAATGTGTCGATCGCCAAGGGGTATTTGACAAAGCGGTTGCGGCCATTAAAGCAGCTAAGGCCAGAGGATTCCGGGTCACCACCAATACCACCGTGTTTGAAGGAGCTAACGTGGCGGAAATGCAGACATTTTTTGACTATCTGCAAACCCTGGGCATCGACGGAATGATGATTTCCCCTGGCTACAGCTATGAGTGGGCACCGGACCAAGAGCATTTCCTTAAGCGAGACCAGACTAAAGCTTTGTTCCGAGAGCTATTAGCCCCCTGGAATCAAGGCAAAAAAGCTTGGAACTTTAACCATAACCCCCTATTTTTGGACTTTCTCATGGGGGAAAAGGATTACGATTGCACCCCCTGGGGTAGCCCTAGCTACAGCGTGCTCGGTTGGCAAAAACCATGTTACCTACTCAACGAAGGTTATTACCAAAGTTTTCAAGAACTACTGGAGGAAACGGCATGGGAAAACTATGGCCCCAAAAGTAACAATCCCCAATGCCAAGATTGCATGGTCCACTGTGGCTATGAACCAACCGCCGCCCTCGATGCTCTCCACCCCGCCAATATGGGTCGGGCCATGGGGAGTTTGATCAGCGCCTAG
- a CDS encoding IS701 family transposase: protein MTKTREAKKTVQCVDTYSELYKDIFPEVRSYESFKYIIVGILSDIKRKSLPAIASSLGLKNEQGLLHFMTDSPWELKELEKRRLNIILEVLEGREIIVIIDETGDPKKGKTTDYVKRQYIGNLGKIESGIVSVNAYGYCNGVTFPLESKVFKPKERLKEGDKYKTKPELAVEIIKELEESGFKIKRVVSDSLYGESHSNFISAVEELKIEYAVGIRSNHGVWLPKEAKVRANKWRRFEHIRWDGKQEDRYIREIVYGKKNAIRYWEIKTETEKEEEKAGWFVMTRIPDIKYKEVGRIYGVRSWIEYGFKQCKSELGWADFRVTHYEQIQKWWELVMCAYCMICFYDENFNPTLNSTSKYHQKHEKWDKEEGWKKWLNNLRLVISVFNAINLIKKWLKVFPFAHVLDELTKLYNKVDKLDRLKYLLNSWNTFYSSSA, encoded by the coding sequence ATGACAAAGACAAGAGAGGCGAAAAAGACAGTACAGTGTGTAGACACATATAGTGAACTGTATAAAGATATATTTCCAGAAGTGAGGTCTTATGAGTCATTTAAATATATCATTGTGGGAATATTAAGTGATATAAAAAGAAAGAGTTTACCTGCAATAGCATCATCACTAGGATTGAAAAATGAACAGGGATTACTGCATTTCATGACAGATTCTCCTTGGGAATTAAAAGAATTAGAAAAAAGAAGATTAAATATTATCTTAGAAGTTTTAGAAGGAAGAGAAATAATAGTAATAATAGATGAAACAGGAGACCCCAAAAAAGGGAAAACAACAGATTATGTAAAAAGACAATATATTGGAAATTTAGGAAAAATAGAAAGCGGTATAGTGTCAGTAAATGCCTATGGTTACTGCAATGGAGTAACGTTTCCTCTAGAATCAAAAGTATTTAAACCAAAAGAAAGATTAAAAGAGGGAGATAAGTATAAAACAAAGCCGGAATTAGCAGTAGAGATAATAAAAGAACTAGAAGAAAGTGGTTTTAAAATAAAAAGAGTAGTGTCAGATAGCTTATATGGAGAAAGCCATAGCAATTTTATCAGTGCCGTAGAGGAATTAAAAATAGAATATGCAGTGGGAATCCGGAGCAATCATGGGGTCTGGCTTCCAAAGGAAGCTAAAGTAAGGGCAAATAAGTGGAGGAGGTTTGAACATATAAGATGGGATGGAAAACAGGAAGATAGGTATATCAGAGAAATAGTTTATGGCAAAAAAAACGCAATAAGATATTGGGAAATTAAAACAGAAACAGAAAAAGAGGAGGAAAAAGCAGGATGGTTTGTAATGACTCGAATACCAGATATTAAATATAAAGAAGTTGGCAGAATATATGGGGTAAGGTCATGGATAGAATATGGATTTAAGCAATGCAAAAGTGAATTAGGATGGGCAGATTTTAGGGTAACTCATTATGAGCAAATTCAAAAATGGTGGGAATTAGTGATGTGTGCATATTGTATGATTTGTTTTTATGATGAGAATTTTAATCCGACTCTAAATTCAACGTCAAAGTATCATCAAAAGCATGAAAAATGGGATAAAGAAGAAGGGTGGAAAAAATGGCTAAACAACCTACGATTAGTGATCTCTGTATTTAATGCAATAAATCTTATCAAAAAGTGGTTAAAAGTATTTCCATTTGCCCATGTTTTGGATGAGTTAACTAAACTTTACAACAAGGTTGATAAGCTAGATCGATTAAAGTATTTGCTAAATTCATGGAATACATTCTATTCTTCTTCTGCCTAG
- a CDS encoding GNAT family N-acetyltransferase: protein MVFWKRFFNPDSTSSPSLGSTGAEEFPTDDIDKGRIFFTTDRDIDLYELEELCDAVGWARRPIRKVKKAVECSFLVVTMWEVRGNRRRLVGFARATSDHAFNATVWDVVIHPSLQSKGLGKALMQYIIRKLRHYDISNITLFADPQVVDFYRRLGFVLDPEGIKGMFWYPD from the coding sequence ATGGTTTTTTGGAAACGCTTTTTCAATCCCGATTCAACTAGTTCGCCATCCCTGGGCTCAACGGGGGCAGAAGAATTTCCCACCGATGACATCGATAAAGGCCGGATATTTTTCACCACTGACCGGGACATTGACCTCTACGAGTTGGAGGAACTGTGTGACGCGGTGGGCTGGGCCCGACGTCCCATTCGCAAAGTTAAAAAGGCTGTAGAGTGCAGTTTTCTGGTGGTTACCATGTGGGAAGTGCGGGGCAATCGACGGCGATTGGTGGGGTTTGCCCGGGCCACTTCTGACCATGCTTTCAATGCCACCGTATGGGACGTGGTGATTCACCCTAGTCTTCAGAGCAAGGGTTTGGGTAAGGCCCTAATGCAATACATAATCCGCAAATTACGCCATTACGACATCAGCAATATCACCTTGTTCGCCGATCCCCAGGTGGTGGATTTTTATCGACGTTTGGGCTTTGTGCTGGACCCGGAAGGTATTAAGGGCATGTTTTGGTACCCAGACTAA
- a CDS encoding ATP-binding protein, translating to MPDHALGSVTQGSLSKGLEVRLHADVSVEEMRVGKFLVIQGRRSRFFCLLTDVSLGTANPRILANPPHINDDFLIDVLAGSGTYGTLELAPMLMLTESATESGYGESLTEQSNGHGDRESNGNGLASYQANSNAEVELLPVKTIPAHFSQVFEASERDFRLVFGWENDPFRRNFAIGEPLDMAVPVCLDLDRFVERSNGVFGKSGTGKSFLTRLLISGIIHKQAAVNLMFDMHSEYGWEAMREGKTVSTVKGLRQLFPGEVEIFTLDAESTKRRGVRGAQELYLSFDQIEIEDIRLVGFELGLSEAALDNANILFSEFGSGWISRLLVMTNEEIKIFCEEKQGHPGSIMSLQRKLKRLENLKYLKQVSTHNYIDQLLQCLEAGKHVVIEFGSQSNLLSYMLATNMITRRIHGIYVKKAEKFLQTKHVGDRPRQLVITIEEAHRFLDSAIVHQTIFGTIAREMRKYFVTLLVVDQRPSGIDNEVMSQIGTRITCLLNDEKDIEAIFTGVAGGQNLRSVLAKLDSKQQALVLGHAVPMPVVVRTRPYDQQFYSEIGCQDWPNMTDAEVLAEAAIAREDLGF from the coding sequence ATGCCAGACCACGCCCTCGGCTCCGTTACCCAAGGTTCCCTTAGTAAAGGCTTGGAAGTGCGTCTCCATGCGGATGTTTCCGTGGAAGAAATGCGGGTGGGCAAATTTTTAGTTATTCAAGGTCGGCGATCGCGCTTTTTTTGTTTGCTTACCGATGTTTCCTTGGGCACTGCTAATCCCCGAATTTTGGCCAATCCCCCCCACATTAACGATGATTTTTTAATTGATGTCTTGGCCGGCAGTGGTACCTACGGCACTTTAGAATTGGCACCCATGTTGATGTTAACGGAGTCGGCCACGGAATCGGGTTATGGCGAAAGTTTAACTGAACAAAGTAACGGCCACGGCGATCGCGAAAGTAATGGCAATGGCCTGGCATCCTACCAAGCTAACAGTAATGCCGAGGTGGAATTGTTGCCGGTAAAAACTATTCCTGCCCACTTTAGCCAAGTATTTGAAGCCAGTGAAAGGGATTTTCGTTTAGTGTTTGGTTGGGAAAATGATCCTTTTCGGCGCAATTTTGCCATTGGAGAACCGTTGGACATGGCGGTGCCAGTCTGCTTAGATTTAGACCGTTTTGTGGAAAGGAGTAATGGAGTTTTCGGTAAATCGGGCACCGGAAAATCCTTTTTAACCCGCTTACTTATTTCTGGCATTATCCACAAGCAAGCGGCGGTCAATTTAATGTTTGACATGCACTCCGAGTATGGTTGGGAAGCAATGAGGGAAGGCAAAACCGTTTCCACTGTTAAAGGTCTGCGGCAACTATTTCCGGGGGAAGTGGAGATTTTTACCCTCGATGCGGAATCCACTAAACGACGGGGGGTAAGGGGAGCCCAGGAACTCTATTTAAGTTTTGACCAAATTGAAATTGAAGATATTCGTTTAGTCGGCTTTGAGTTGGGTTTGTCGGAAGCGGCGTTGGACAATGCCAATATTTTATTTTCTGAATTTGGCTCTGGTTGGATTTCCCGTTTGTTGGTGATGACCAATGAAGAAATTAAGATTTTTTGTGAAGAAAAACAGGGCCACCCCGGTTCCATTATGTCTTTGCAACGAAAATTGAAACGACTAGAAAATTTAAAGTATCTCAAACAAGTCAGTACCCATAATTATATTGACCAACTGTTGCAATGTTTGGAAGCAGGGAAACATGTGGTGATTGAATTTGGCTCCCAATCCAATTTGCTTTCCTATATGTTAGCCACCAATATGATCACCCGGCGCATCCATGGTATTTACGTTAAAAAAGCAGAAAAATTTCTCCAAACTAAACACGTTGGCGATCGCCCGAGGCAATTGGTGATCACCATTGAAGAAGCGCACCGCTTTTTAGACTCCGCCATTGTCCATCAGACCATTTTTGGTACTATTGCCAGAGAAATGCGTAAATACTTTGTCACTCTGCTGGTAGTGGATCAACGGCCATCGGGCATTGACAACGAAGTCATGTCCCAAATTGGTACCCGCATTACTTGTTTACTCAACGACGAAAAGGACATTGAAGCAATTTTTACCGGGGTGGCGGGGGGGCAAAATTTGCGTTCCGTCTTGGCCAAGCTAGATTCCAAACAACAGGCTTTGGTATTGGGCCATGCGGTACCCATGCCGGTGGTGGTGCGTACCCGTCCCTATGACCAACAGTTTTACAGTGAAATTGGTTGCCAAGATTGGCCAAACATGACCGATGCTGAAGTATTGGCCGAAGCGGCGATCGCCAGGGAGGATTTAGGCTTTTAG